In Tepidimonas taiwanensis, the following are encoded in one genomic region:
- the rplL gene encoding 50S ribosomal protein L7/L12, protein MAFDKDAFLAALDTMTVMELNDLVKAIEEKFGVSAAAMAAPAAAGGGAAAPAAEEKTDFDLILKEAGSNKVGVIKVVREITGLGLKEAKDLVDGAPKTVKEGMPKADAEAAKKKLEEAGAKAELK, encoded by the coding sequence ATGGCATTCGACAAAGACGCATTCCTGGCCGCTCTGGACACCATGACGGTGATGGAGCTCAACGACCTGGTCAAGGCGATCGAAGAGAAGTTCGGCGTGAGCGCCGCGGCGATGGCCGCGCCGGCCGCCGCTGGCGGTGGCGCCGCTGCCCCGGCCGCGGAAGAGAAGACCGACTTCGACCTGATCCTGAAGGAAGCCGGTTCGAACAAGGTCGGCGTGATCAAGGTCGTGCGCGAAATCACCGGCCTGGGCCTGAAGGAGGCCAAGGACCTGGTCGATGGCGCGCCCAAGACCGTCAAGGAAGGCATGCCCAAGGCCGACGCCGAAGCCGCCAAGAAGAAGCTGGAAGAAGCCGGCGCGAAGGCCGAACTCAAGTAA
- the rplA gene encoding 50S ribosomal protein L1, whose protein sequence is MAKLTKKQKALQGKVDSTKLYPLPEALAIVKECATAKFDESVDVAVQLGVDPRKSDQVVRGAVVLPNGTGKTKRVAVFAQGAKAEEAKAAGADVVGFEDLAAQVKAGNIDFDVVIAAPDAMRVVGTLGQILGPRGLMPNPKVGTVTPDVATAVKNAKAGQVQFRVDKAGIVHATIGRRSFDTDKLQGNLAALIEALNKAKPAAAKGQYLRKVAVSSTMGVGVRVDPQTITVAG, encoded by the coding sequence ATGGCGAAGCTGACCAAGAAGCAAAAGGCCCTGCAGGGCAAGGTCGATTCGACCAAACTCTATCCGCTGCCCGAGGCGCTGGCGATCGTCAAGGAGTGCGCCACCGCCAAGTTCGATGAGTCGGTGGACGTCGCGGTGCAGCTCGGCGTCGATCCGCGCAAGTCGGATCAGGTCGTGCGTGGCGCGGTGGTGCTGCCCAACGGCACCGGCAAGACCAAGCGCGTGGCCGTCTTCGCCCAGGGCGCTAAGGCCGAGGAGGCCAAGGCCGCCGGCGCTGACGTCGTCGGCTTCGAGGATCTCGCCGCGCAGGTCAAGGCGGGCAACATCGACTTCGACGTCGTGATCGCGGCGCCGGATGCGATGCGCGTGGTCGGCACGCTGGGCCAGATCCTCGGTCCGCGCGGCTTGATGCCGAACCCCAAAGTCGGCACGGTCACCCCCGACGTCGCCACGGCGGTGAAGAACGCCAAGGCGGGTCAGGTGCAGTTCCGTGTCGACAAGGCCGGTATCGTGCACGCGACGATCGGTCGCCGCTCGTTCGACACCGACAAGCTGCAGGGCAACCTGGCCGCGCTGATCGAGGCGCTCAACAAGGCCAAGCCCGCCGCCGCCAAGGGTCAATACCTGCGCAAGGTCGCGGTGTCGTCGACCATGGGCGTGGGTGTGCGTGTCGATCCGCAGACCATCACGGTCGCGGGTTGA
- the secE gene encoding preprotein translocase subunit SecE, whose protein sequence is MASTEVETVSTGADKAKLAAVAVLVLLGFVGFYLLAAHGAWVQWAVLLVAVAAALGVGATATPGQRLIGFGRDAVKEAKKVVWPTRKEAMQVTGYVFAFVVVMALFLWLTDKLLEWVLYGLILGWR, encoded by the coding sequence ATGGCCTCAACGGAAGTCGAAACCGTCAGCACCGGGGCGGACAAAGCCAAGCTGGCCGCCGTCGCCGTGCTCGTGCTGCTCGGTTTCGTGGGTTTTTATCTGCTCGCGGCGCACGGTGCCTGGGTGCAGTGGGCGGTGCTGCTGGTCGCCGTGGCGGCGGCCCTCGGCGTGGGCGCCACCGCGACGCCGGGGCAGCGCCTGATCGGCTTCGGACGCGACGCGGTCAAGGAAGCGAAAAAAGTCGTGTGGCCGACGCGCAAAGAGGCCATGCAGGTCACCGGCTATGTCTTTGCGTTCGTCGTCGTCATGGCGTTGTTCCTGTGGCTGACGGACAAACTGCTGGAGTGGGTGCTCTACGGCCTCATTCTGGGATGGAGGTGA
- the rplJ gene encoding 50S ribosomal protein L10, translated as MSLNRSEKQAVIDEVAALAAKAQTLVMAEYRGITVADLTKLRVEARKAGVSISVLKNTLARRAVTGTPFEVAAEQMTGPLIYGFSEDAVAAAKVVVEFAKTNDKMVLRGGVYAGKSLDVDGVKSLASIPSKEVLLSQLLGLMQSPISRLARVVAALAEKRGEAQPEAEAQPA; from the coding sequence TTGAGTCTGAACCGCAGTGAGAAGCAAGCCGTCATCGACGAGGTGGCGGCACTCGCCGCCAAAGCGCAGACGCTGGTGATGGCCGAGTACCGCGGCATCACGGTGGCAGACCTCACGAAGTTGCGTGTCGAGGCCCGCAAGGCCGGGGTGTCCATCAGCGTGCTGAAGAACACCCTGGCGCGTCGCGCGGTCACGGGCACCCCCTTTGAGGTCGCCGCCGAGCAGATGACCGGTCCGCTCATCTACGGCTTCTCGGAAGACGCCGTGGCCGCCGCGAAAGTGGTGGTCGAGTTCGCCAAGACCAACGACAAGATGGTCCTGCGCGGCGGTGTCTACGCCGGCAAGTCGCTGGATGTCGACGGCGTGAAGTCGCTGGCGAGCATTCCCTCCAAGGAAGTGCTGCTGTCGCAGTTGCTGGGCCTCATGCAGTCGCCGATCTCGCGCCTGGCGCGCGTCGTGGCGGCGCTGGCCGAAAAGCGCGGCGAGGCGCAACCCGAGGCCGAGGCGCAGCCCGCCTGA
- the rplK gene encoding 50S ribosomal protein L11 → MAKKIVGFIKLQVPAGKANPSPPIGPALGQRGLNIMEFCKAFNAQTQGMEPGLPLPVVITAYADKSFTFIIKTPPATTLIKKAIKLDKGSSKPHAQKVGKITRAQLEEIAKTKMKDMTAADLDAAVRTIAGSARSMGVIVEGV, encoded by the coding sequence ATGGCCAAGAAAATCGTCGGCTTCATCAAGCTGCAGGTGCCAGCGGGTAAAGCCAACCCCTCTCCCCCGATCGGTCCGGCGCTGGGTCAGCGCGGTCTGAACATCATGGAGTTCTGCAAGGCGTTCAACGCCCAGACCCAGGGCATGGAGCCCGGTCTGCCGCTGCCGGTGGTCATCACCGCCTATGCGGACAAGAGCTTCACCTTCATCATCAAGACCCCGCCGGCGACGACGCTGATCAAGAAGGCGATCAAGCTGGACAAGGGCTCGTCGAAGCCGCACGCGCAGAAGGTCGGCAAGATCACGCGTGCCCAGCTCGAGGAAATCGCCAAGACCAAGATGAAGGACATGACCGCGGCCGATCTGGACGCGGCGGTGCGCACGATCGCGGGCTCGGCGCGTTCGATGGGTGTGATCGTGGAGGGCGTGTGA
- the nusG gene encoding transcription termination/antitermination protein NusG produces the protein MSETNATPPMSAAPAEGMRWYVVHAYSGMEKAAERNIIERVQRAGMQHKFGRILVPTEEVVEIKNGVKRTTERKFFPGYVLVEMVMDDDTWHLVKNTSKVTGFVGGARNRPTPISEEEVQKIIGQMQEGSEKPRHKIEFQVGELVRVKEGPFADFNGTVEEVNYEKNKLRVSVTIFGRATPVELEFNQVEKA, from the coding sequence ATGAGCGAAACGAACGCAACGCCGCCGATGAGTGCCGCGCCCGCCGAGGGGATGCGCTGGTACGTCGTGCACGCCTACTCGGGGATGGAGAAGGCGGCCGAGCGCAACATCATCGAGCGCGTGCAGCGCGCGGGCATGCAGCACAAGTTCGGCCGCATCCTCGTGCCGACCGAGGAAGTGGTCGAGATCAAGAACGGCGTCAAGCGCACCACCGAGCGCAAGTTCTTCCCCGGCTACGTGCTGGTGGAAATGGTCATGGACGACGACACCTGGCACCTGGTGAAGAACACCAGCAAGGTGACCGGCTTCGTCGGCGGGGCGCGCAACCGGCCCACGCCCATCTCCGAAGAGGAGGTGCAAAAGATCATCGGCCAGATGCAGGAAGGCTCGGAAAAGCCGCGCCACAAGATCGAGTTTCAGGTCGGCGAGCTGGTGCGCGTCAAGGAAGGGCCGTTTGCGGATTTCAACGGCACGGTCGAAGAGGTCAATTACGAAAAGAACAAGCTGCGCGTGTCGGTGACGATCTTCGGGCGCGCCACACCCGTGGAGCTGGAATTCAACCAGGTCGAAAAGGCCTGA